One segment of Candidatus Eremiobacteraceae bacterium DNA contains the following:
- the csrA gene encoding carbon storage regulator CsrA, translating into MLVLTRKLNQEIVIGDDIRITIVAVGGDQVKVGITAPRSIPVHRSEVLRERTANIVKLDSLREPAGIG; encoded by the coding sequence ATGCTTGTATTGACTCGCAAGCTCAACCAAGAGATCGTCATCGGCGACGATATCAGGATCACCATCGTCGCGGTCGGCGGCGATCAGGTGAAAGTCGGCATCACCGCGCCGCGCTCGATTCCCGTTCACCGGTCAGAAGTTCTTCGCGAGCGCACTGCGAACATAGTCAAGCTGGACTCGTTGCGCGAACCGGCCGGA
- a CDS encoding TlpA disulfide reductase family protein, whose translation MKLNRLIAALLFSLAALAPMAAAADVPLAVGKAAPAIDLETLAGKKFSLAQFKGKPVYVNFFASWCQPCKLELPFIVKQYPALKAKAVFLGIDELESPTQVAPFAKQMRITYPILIDPGAVGSEYQIDTLPKSVFIDRDGVVQAIWRGFITPAMFKKNMDLITAPK comes from the coding sequence ATGAAACTCAACCGCTTGATCGCCGCGCTCCTGTTCTCGCTGGCCGCGCTCGCCCCGATGGCTGCGGCGGCGGACGTACCGCTCGCCGTCGGCAAAGCTGCCCCGGCCATCGATCTCGAAACGCTCGCCGGAAAGAAGTTCTCGCTCGCACAATTCAAGGGCAAACCCGTCTACGTCAACTTTTTCGCGAGCTGGTGCCAACCGTGCAAACTTGAATTGCCGTTCATCGTCAAGCAATATCCGGCGCTCAAGGCTAAGGCGGTTTTCTTGGGCATCGACGAACTCGAATCGCCGACGCAAGTCGCGCCGTTCGCAAAACAGATGCGCATCACGTATCCGATCCTCATCGACCCCGGTGCCGTCGGCTCGGAATATCAGATAGACACGCTGCCCAAGAGCGTCTTCATCGATCGAGACGGCGTCGTGCAGGCGATTTGGCGTGGCTTCATCACCCCCGCGATGTTCAAGAAGAATATGGATCTCATCACGGCACCTAAGTGA
- a CDS encoding long-chain-fatty-acid--CoA ligase: MKVPLVVTDFIDRARNLYGDADAVSCGGERLTYGRLAERIDRASAAFTKLGVVRGDVVAFVSFNCHRLLEGYFAVPQMGAILLPINIRLTPGDIAYILADAGATTAVVDRALLGLIAPVAERLPKLRTIVLMGGDPRIPTALGGEDYESMLASAPATFERPELDEDDVAELFYTSGTTARPKGVMLTNRSLYLHAMGAVVGLGCDDRIVQLHSIPLFHVNGWGTPHSVTMVGGRHVMLPRFDSCQVLETIERERVTDMFVVPTMALALLADPSCATRDLSSLRRVMVGGAASPSSLVRALDERLPGCEVTCGYGLSETSPVLTIATLRRGVDASDDGRRDKRMTAGLPIPGVRVEIMGESATLLPHNGASRGEIVARGNSVMAGYWGQAEATREVMIDGWFHTGDIGTIDAEGYLRIVDRKKDIIITGGENVSSIEIEKAVFEHPAVAECAVIAAPDDQWGEVPMAIVVLKPGMELDEAALIAHCRSLLAGFKVPHRVAIADGPLPKGGTGKLLKRELREQYLKPSTGG; encoded by the coding sequence GTGAAGGTGCCCCTGGTCGTCACCGACTTCATCGACCGGGCGCGGAACCTCTACGGCGATGCGGACGCGGTATCGTGCGGTGGCGAACGGTTGACCTACGGCCGGCTCGCCGAGCGCATCGACCGCGCATCGGCGGCCTTCACGAAGTTGGGCGTCGTCCGCGGCGACGTCGTCGCGTTCGTCTCGTTCAATTGTCACCGGCTGCTCGAAGGCTACTTCGCAGTTCCTCAGATGGGCGCCATCCTTCTGCCCATCAATATCCGCCTTACGCCCGGCGACATCGCCTACATCCTGGCGGATGCCGGCGCGACGACTGCAGTGGTGGACCGCGCGCTCTTGGGATTGATCGCGCCGGTCGCGGAGCGCCTGCCAAAGCTTCGGACGATCGTCTTGATGGGCGGCGATCCCCGAATTCCGACGGCGCTCGGCGGCGAAGACTACGAATCGATGCTCGCAAGCGCGCCTGCGACGTTTGAGCGGCCGGAGTTGGACGAGGACGACGTCGCCGAGCTTTTCTACACGAGTGGCACCACCGCGAGGCCGAAGGGCGTGATGCTGACGAACCGGTCGCTGTATTTGCACGCAATGGGCGCCGTCGTAGGGCTCGGCTGCGATGACCGCATCGTCCAACTGCACAGCATCCCTCTCTTCCACGTCAACGGCTGGGGCACGCCTCATTCCGTGACGATGGTGGGCGGCCGCCACGTCATGTTGCCGCGGTTCGACTCATGCCAAGTCCTCGAGACCATCGAGCGCGAGCGTGTCACCGATATGTTCGTGGTGCCGACGATGGCGCTCGCGTTGCTCGCGGATCCAAGTTGCGCGACGCGCGATCTCAGTTCACTGCGCCGCGTGATGGTGGGCGGCGCGGCCAGCCCGTCGAGCCTCGTGCGCGCGCTCGACGAGCGGCTGCCCGGTTGCGAGGTGACCTGCGGCTACGGTCTATCGGAGACCTCACCGGTGCTGACCATCGCCACGCTGCGGCGCGGCGTCGACGCGTCCGACGACGGCCGCCGCGACAAACGCATGACTGCAGGGCTGCCGATTCCGGGCGTGCGCGTGGAGATAATGGGCGAGAGCGCGACGCTCCTGCCGCATAACGGAGCATCCAGGGGCGAAATAGTTGCTCGCGGCAATTCCGTGATGGCCGGCTATTGGGGTCAAGCCGAAGCGACTCGCGAAGTGATGATCGACGGCTGGTTTCACACCGGCGACATCGGTACGATCGACGCAGAGGGCTATCTGCGTATCGTCGACCGGAAGAAAGACATCATCATCACGGGTGGCGAGAATGTGTCGTCGATCGAGATCGAAAAAGCGGTCTTCGAACATCCCGCCGTCGCCGAATGTGCGGTCATCGCGGCTCCCGACGATCAATGGGGCGAGGTCCCTATGGCCATCGTCGTGCTCAAGCCGGGCATGGAACTCGACGAAGCGGCGCTGATCGCGCACTGCAGGTCGTTGCTCGCGGGATTCAAGGTGCCCCATCGCGTCGCCATTGCGGATGGACCCTTGCCAAAGGGCGGCACCGGCAAGCTACTCAAGCGCGAGCTTCGGGAGCAGTATCTCAAGCCGTCTACCGGCGGCTAG
- a CDS encoding ABC transporter permease, which produces MNPAEAFFRKNSWRVCRRNLLAWQKYAWSSVTINIIEPLVYFLAFGYGLGAYFTYGVHGSLLQYIGPGMLGLTAVNSATFDAAWGGYERLTNNGVYESMVTAPVAPEEIAAGEYIWQAFRATLYGAIFLGVIASLGLVHSWLALLCLPVLALTGVLFAIPALYMAFIVKTPEHLFYYFALIATPMVMFGGVFFPLDKLPRWAFDIAWCTPLYHAVNACRALVTGSATWTTLAEVGWLVAAIAVLVWLPHAALRRRLGN; this is translated from the coding sequence ATGAATCCGGCCGAAGCGTTCTTCCGCAAGAACTCTTGGCGCGTCTGCCGCCGCAACTTGCTGGCGTGGCAGAAGTACGCGTGGTCCAGCGTCACCATCAACATCATTGAACCGCTGGTCTATTTCCTGGCGTTTGGCTACGGACTCGGCGCGTACTTCACGTACGGCGTCCACGGTTCGCTGCTGCAGTATATCGGGCCCGGCATGCTGGGTCTGACGGCGGTCAATTCCGCGACGTTCGACGCCGCGTGGGGCGGCTACGAACGTCTCACCAACAACGGCGTCTATGAATCGATGGTCACGGCACCGGTCGCACCGGAAGAGATCGCGGCCGGCGAATACATCTGGCAGGCATTTCGCGCCACGCTGTACGGCGCGATCTTCCTCGGCGTGATCGCGTCGCTCGGCCTCGTGCATTCGTGGCTCGCGCTCTTGTGTCTGCCGGTGCTCGCCTTGACGGGCGTGCTCTTCGCGATACCGGCGCTCTACATGGCGTTCATCGTCAAGACGCCGGAACATCTCTTCTATTATTTCGCGCTGATCGCCACGCCGATGGTGATGTTCGGCGGCGTGTTCTTCCCGCTCGACAAATTGCCGCGCTGGGCGTTTGACATCGCGTGGTGTACGCCGCTCTACCACGCCGTCAACGCCTGCAGAGCGCTTGTGACCGGCAGCGCCACGTGGACGACGCTTGCCGAGGTAGGCTGGCTCGTCGCGGCGATCGCGGTGCTCGTCTGGCTGCCGCACGCCGCGTTGCGGCGCCGATTAGGAAACTAG